A stretch of Dyella sp. BiH032 DNA encodes these proteins:
- a CDS encoding TfoX/Sxy family protein codes for MNAATEALRRELEDAATHLGLAHELRFHPMFGGQMAYLSERPCAWLSAGGIALKVKPSDRDELLTLDGAMPFLPRPGAAPSRQYVVLPRWLTRDTPAFAAWLARGAAAQKKPARQRRL; via the coding sequence TTGAACGCGGCGACGGAGGCCCTCCGTCGCGAACTGGAAGATGCCGCGACGCATCTGGGACTGGCGCACGAGCTGCGTTTCCACCCCATGTTCGGCGGCCAGATGGCTTATCTATCCGAACGCCCTTGCGCCTGGTTGAGCGCCGGCGGCATTGCGTTGAAGGTCAAGCCCAGCGACCGCGACGAGCTGCTGACGCTGGATGGCGCGATGCCCTTCCTGCCGCGCCCGGGCGCGGCGCCCAGCCGCCAATATGTGGTGCTGCCGCGTTGGCTCACTCGCGACACGCCCGCTTTCGCCGCCTGGCTGGCGCGCGGTGCCGCGGCGCAAAAAAAGCCGGCGCGTCAACGCCGGCTTTGA
- a CDS encoding hemolysin III family protein, protein MSVTSSAAAPRYAFGDELASSVIHGIGILLSIAGLATLVAYAALVGDARAIVSSAVFGTTLILLYTASTLYHAVPGELAKRVLRTLDHIAIFLLIAGTYTPFTLVALPGAWGWSLFGAIWALALAGSALELGVLKRYRKFAVLLYIAMGWIGMIAFKPLSAHLETGGMALLIAGGVAYTAGVPFYLARRMPYHHTVWHFFVLAGSVLHYLAVLLYVIPDTASVA, encoded by the coding sequence ATGTCGGTCACGTCCAGCGCCGCGGCCCCGCGCTATGCCTTCGGCGACGAGCTCGCCAGCAGCGTCATCCACGGGATCGGCATCCTGCTGAGCATCGCCGGGCTCGCCACCCTGGTGGCCTACGCCGCGCTCGTGGGGGATGCCCGGGCCATCGTCTCCAGCGCGGTCTTCGGCACCACGCTGATCCTGCTGTACACCGCCTCCACGCTCTATCACGCCGTCCCGGGCGAACTGGCCAAGCGGGTGCTGCGCACGCTGGACCACATCGCGATCTTCCTGCTGATCGCCGGCACCTACACGCCGTTCACCCTGGTCGCCCTGCCCGGCGCGTGGGGCTGGAGCCTGTTCGGCGCGATCTGGGCGCTGGCGCTCGCCGGCAGCGCGCTCGAGCTGGGGGTGCTCAAACGCTACAGGAAGTTCGCGGTGCTGCTGTACATAGCCATGGGCTGGATCGGCATGATCGCCTTCAAGCCGCTGAGTGCGCACCTGGAGACCGGCGGCATGGCGCTGCTGATCGCCGGCGGCGTGGCCTACACGGCGGGTGTGCCGTTCTATCTCGCGCGCCGCATGCCTTACCACCACACCGTCTGGCATTTCTTCGTGCTCGCCGGCAGCGTGCTGCATTACCTGGCCGTGCTGCTTTACGTCATCCCCGACACCGCCTCCGTCGCTTGA